The genomic segment TTCGTCGAGCACCACGTGCGAGCGCGTGGACACGACGCCCGGCAGCGCGTGGATCTGCCGCATGATGGCCTCGCTCAGCCGCTCGTGATCCGGAGCACTGACCGTCAGAACGAAGTCGATGTCGCCGCTCACGGCCTGCACGTTCTCGACGTAGGGCAGTGCGGCGAGCGCCGTCGCGAGATCCGACCACACCACGTCGCCCACCTTCACGATCACGATGGCGGTCACGTGCAGGCCCAAGGCTTTGCGGTCGACGGTCGCGGCGAAGCCCGAGAGCACACCCTCCGAGATCAGCCGCTGCACCCGGTTGTGCGCCGCCGTGCGCGAGATGTGAACGCGGCCGGCGAGTTCGCGGATCGACAGACGGGAGTCCTGGGTCAGCTCCGAGATGATGGCGCGATCGACGCGGTCGACGTTCATCGCATCAGGCTACCGTCGGGGCCTGGCGAATGGTCGCTTGCCGTGCCGGGGTACTTACCGTACGTTCAGTCCATGGACACGACGGATGCCCCCAACCCCGCTGCCGAGGCCATGATCGACCGCGATCGCGCATCGGCCGCACTCGGAATGACCGTGCTCGAATCGCGGCCGGGGCACGGCGTGGTGAGCATGCGCATCCGCGACGACATGCTGAACGGCTTCGACGTGGTGCACGGCGGCATCATCTTCTGCGTGGCCGACACCGCCTTCGCGGTCGCCTGCAACGAAGGGGCGGAGACGACCCTCGGCGCCGGCGCCGAGATCAGCTTCCTGCGGCCGGTGCGCCTGGGGCAGACGTTGACGGCGACCGCCGAGCGGCGCATCCGGAGCGGCCGCACGGGTCTCTACGACGTGCGCGTCACCGACGAGGCGGGCGAGGTGGTGGCCGAGTTCCGCGGCCGGAGTCACACCCTGCGCGCCTGACGCCGCGCCGCTCACCGCGCCACCACTCCGCGCCCCTCAGGGCTCCAGGCGGGGGCGGCAAGGCGCATGGTGGCGCCCGCGCGGGCGGCGAACGCCGTGGCCGTGGTGGCGATGGTGCGCTGCATCACTTGCACGGCGGAGGTGGGCGCCACGTCGGAGGGGCGCGCCAGGCTGATCGTGCGGGTGAGCGTCGGAGCAGCGAGGCGCACCGAGCGAAGACCCGGACGGTCGATGAGCACCATCGCGGGCACGATCGCGACGCCGAGGCCGCGCTCGACGAACCGCAACACGGCATCCATCTCCGCGCCCTCGAGAATCACCTCGGGTGCGAGATCGGCCGCGTGGAAGGCCGCATCCGTGGTGCTGCGGAGGTCGTAGGTCGAGCTGAACACGATCTGCGGCAGGGCCGCGACATCCGCGAGGCCGATGGATGCGCGGGTCGTGACGGGTACCGCGCCTGCCGACGAGATCACCACCAGCTCCTCGACGAGCAACGGGCTCACCGTGAACCGCTCGGCGGATGTCGCGTCGGAGGTGGTGATGAGCGCGAGGTCGAGTTCCCCGGCGGCGAGTTCGTCGAGCAGCCGCCGCGAGCCCTGCTCCGAGAGGTGCAATTCGATGGCCGGATGCGCCGCGTGGAATGCGCTCAGCACTTCCGCCACCAGGCTGATGCAGAGCGTCGGGGTCGCGCCGAGTCGCACCCGGCCGCGTTGGAGTCCGGCGAGCTCGTTCAACTCGCGCCGCACCGAGTCGGCGTCGGCGAGCATCCGTCGGGCCAAGGGCAGCAGTGATTCGCCCGCCGTCGTGAGCGTGCTCCCGGATCGGGCGCGGTGGAACAGCTCGGCGCCGAGATCTTGCTCGAGCGACGCGATCTGGCGACTCAGGGAAGGCTGCGCGAGATGCAGCAGTTCGGCCGCGTGGGTGAAGTTGCCCACACGGGCCACCTCGACGAAGCTGCGGAGTTGTTCGAGGTTCATTTCCATAGCCTAAACGCATGGTCACCAGCAGTCATATGCATTGGAGTAATTCGAAGTCGATGCTTAGCGTGGAGGGCATGAGTACTTCAGAACGACAGATCTCCACCACCGTGCTCGTGATCGGTACGGGTGGTTCGGGCCTCCGCGCCTCGATCGAACTCGCCGAGCAGGGCGTCGACGTGCTCGCCGTCGGCAAGCGTCCGAAGTCGGATGCGCACACCTCGCTCGCCGCGGGCGGCATCAACGCGGCCCTCGGCACCATGGACGTGGAGGACAGCTGGC from the Herbiconiux aconitum genome contains:
- a CDS encoding Lrp/AsnC family transcriptional regulator, with translation MNVDRVDRAIISELTQDSRLSIRELAGRVHISRTAAHNRVQRLISEGVLSGFAATVDRKALGLHVTAIVIVKVGDVVWSDLATALAALPYVENVQAVSGDIDFVLTVSAPDHERLSEAIMRQIHALPGVVSTRSHVVLDEHPGTAPGVMMDVWPI
- the paaI gene encoding hydroxyphenylacetyl-CoA thioesterase PaaI, which gives rise to MDTTDAPNPAAEAMIDRDRASAALGMTVLESRPGHGVVSMRIRDDMLNGFDVVHGGIIFCVADTAFAVACNEGAETTLGAGAEISFLRPVRLGQTLTATAERRIRSGRTGLYDVRVTDEAGEVVAEFRGRSHTLRA
- a CDS encoding LysR family transcriptional regulator translates to MNLEQLRSFVEVARVGNFTHAAELLHLAQPSLSRQIASLEQDLGAELFHRARSGSTLTTAGESLLPLARRMLADADSVRRELNELAGLQRGRVRLGATPTLCISLVAEVLSAFHAAHPAIELHLSEQGSRRLLDELAAGELDLALITTSDATSAERFTVSPLLVEELVVISSAGAVPVTTRASIGLADVAALPQIVFSSTYDLRSTTDAAFHAADLAPEVILEGAEMDAVLRFVERGLGVAIVPAMVLIDRPGLRSVRLAAPTLTRTISLARPSDVAPTSAVQVMQRTIATTATAFAARAGATMRLAAPAWSPEGRGVVAR